The following coding sequences are from one Shewanella violacea DSS12 window:
- a CDS encoding NADH-quinone oxidoreductase subunit J family protein, with protein MIDIIFCITAAVAIISALLTVSAHNVVHALLYLVTMMLAIALIFFLLGSPFAAALQIIVYAGAVMVLFVFVTMMLHQGERSLVAERQLFNPKVAKGPLILSMLLVIELTMISLGSVGLHQEILTSPLPVEQTVKQLAIQLFGSYRVLVVLAAIMLLTALVSAIHITKQGNKSHSKSSSSTEFTPDVSVNYITKQGSIPHSATDTEAKPIHKSGSTKDPDTTAELAHGSDSIDLTADVSVNYITQQASIPHSPSTQTQTQDTEAEQALNLNNTELTPNEIEPSLSLTSKGGGGHR; from the coding sequence ATGATTGACATTATATTTTGCATCACAGCTGCCGTCGCCATCATATCGGCGCTTCTCACCGTTAGCGCCCATAACGTGGTGCATGCTTTGCTGTACCTGGTCACTATGATGTTGGCCATCGCGCTAATTTTCTTCCTGCTGGGCTCACCTTTTGCCGCTGCACTACAGATAATTGTCTATGCAGGCGCCGTCATGGTGCTGTTCGTATTTGTCACCATGATGCTCCACCAAGGTGAGCGCAGTTTGGTAGCAGAGCGGCAACTGTTTAATCCTAAGGTGGCTAAAGGTCCCCTGATATTATCAATGCTCTTGGTCATAGAACTCACCATGATATCCCTAGGCTCGGTTGGCCTACATCAAGAAATACTCACTAGTCCATTACCTGTGGAACAGACGGTGAAACAGCTGGCCATCCAGCTCTTCGGCTCCTATCGAGTCCTGGTCGTGTTAGCTGCCATTATGCTGCTCACCGCGCTCGTCAGCGCCATCCATATCACCAAGCAAGGCAATAAGTCCCATTCAAAATCATCAAGTTCTACCGAATTCACCCCAGATGTCAGTGTCAACTACATCACCAAGCAAGGCAGCATCCCACATTCAGCCACGGATACTGAAGCTAAGCCAATACACAAGTCAGGTTCAACCAAGGACCCTGATACTACAGCTGAACTAGCACACGGCTCAGATTCTATTGACTTGACTGCAGACGTCAGTGTCAACTACATAACCCAGCAAGCCAGCATACCGCATTCACCGTCAACCCAGACCCAGACCCAGGATACCGAAGCTGAGCAGGCACTCAACTTAAATAATACCGAATTGACCCCGAATGAGATTGAACCCAGCCTGTCACTAACTAGCAAAGGCGGGGGTGGGCACAGATGA
- the nuoH gene encoding NADH-quinone oxidoreductase subunit NuoH → MMTLYEVLLVPTSVLLLLLLSAAWSTWLERRLLAVWQDRLGPNRVGPMGLLQVVADMIKIFTKEDWVPPFADKALFVIAPMILMIMTLLGFAIIPFSPDIQIANFDNALLFILALSSLSVYSIMLAGFSSNSKYALLGAMRTAAQMLSYEVFMGLALMGVVIITGSFSLNDIVAAQENHWFILSQPLGFMLFLIAGVAESHRAPFDLPEAETEIVAGFHTEYSSMKFGMFFIGEYLGVIFVSALITTLYFGGWQGPVLPPIIWFLLKTGFFVVFFILLRAAIPRPRYDQLMRLGWTVLLPLTLLNLLLTALWQLTFGF, encoded by the coding sequence ATGATGACGCTCTATGAGGTATTACTGGTGCCCACCAGCGTTTTGCTGCTATTGCTGCTGTCCGCTGCCTGGTCTACCTGGCTCGAGAGACGATTACTCGCTGTCTGGCAAGATAGACTGGGGCCGAACCGGGTAGGTCCTATGGGACTATTGCAAGTGGTTGCCGACATGATAAAAATCTTCACCAAGGAAGATTGGGTCCCCCCCTTCGCCGATAAGGCCCTGTTCGTTATCGCGCCGATGATCTTGATGATAATGACCTTGCTCGGGTTCGCCATCATACCTTTCTCCCCCGATATTCAGATAGCCAATTTCGATAATGCCTTGCTGTTTATCCTGGCGCTGAGTTCACTGTCGGTTTACAGCATTATGCTCGCTGGTTTCTCCTCCAACAGTAAATATGCCCTATTGGGCGCGATGCGAACCGCGGCGCAGATGCTTTCTTATGAGGTGTTTATGGGGCTGGCTCTGATGGGAGTCGTCATCATCACAGGCAGCTTTAGCCTCAACGATATAGTGGCCGCTCAGGAAAACCACTGGTTTATTCTCAGTCAGCCCCTAGGTTTTATGCTGTTTCTTATCGCGGGCGTGGCGGAGAGTCACCGTGCTCCCTTCGATCTTCCCGAGGCCGAAACTGAGATAGTGGCAGGATTTCATACCGAGTATTCCAGCATGAAATTTGGCATGTTCTTCATTGGTGAGTATCTGGGCGTCATCTTTGTCTCGGCGCTCATAACCACTCTCTATTTTGGTGGCTGGCAAGGGCCTGTGCTGCCACCTATTATCTGGTTCCTGCTAAAAACAGGATTCTTTGTGGTGTTCTTTATTCTACTGAGAGCCGCCATACCTAGGCCCAGATACGATCAACTGATGCGACTGGGCTGGACGGTATTATTGCCGCTTACTTTACTCAACCTCTTGTTAACCGCCCTATGGCAGTTAACATTTGGTTTCTAA
- the nuoF gene encoding NADH-quinone oxidoreductase subunit NuoF, translated as MTSPLNPLTRFITDKANCWQLSEYLSHGGYDGLTRAMKMSSDELLDTIKQSNLRGRGGAGFPTGLKWSFVPRGADAPKEKYLIVNADEMEPGAFKDRWLLEQTPHQIIEGLLIGGLTLGATQGYIFLRGDYYLAEERLLQAIEECKQHQLLGRDILGRGIQGQAFNFEIHIHSSAGRYICGEETALINAMEGKRATPRAKPPFPQVAGLWGKPTIVNNVETFCNLPHIINFGSDWFKALGKGQDAGTKIFGVSGRVKRPGLWELPMGTSIREIIEHHAGGMCDGYRLKGFLPGGGSTDFLLEEHLDARMDYDEIGKLGSRMGTGTIIILDDQYCPISMVLNLVRFFAQESCGWCTPCREGLPWAVSLLEKIERGEGELKDIEQLENLCDFAAPGNTFCALAPGAVEPLQSALKFFRQDFEAHINHQCCPYHDELAPKQTATTETHSRINANRVEGT; from the coding sequence ATGACCTCTCCTCTCAATCCCTTGACTCGCTTCATTACCGATAAAGCTAATTGCTGGCAACTGTCTGAGTATTTAAGCCATGGCGGATACGATGGATTAACCCGGGCTATGAAGATGAGTTCAGATGAACTGCTGGACACCATCAAACAATCAAACCTGAGGGGACGCGGTGGAGCTGGCTTTCCAACCGGACTCAAATGGAGCTTTGTCCCTCGCGGAGCTGATGCTCCTAAAGAAAAATACTTAATCGTCAACGCCGATGAGATGGAGCCTGGTGCATTTAAAGACCGCTGGCTGCTGGAGCAAACCCCACACCAGATCATCGAAGGCCTGCTCATTGGCGGCTTAACCTTAGGTGCGACTCAAGGCTACATCTTCCTTCGAGGAGACTACTATCTGGCCGAGGAGAGGCTGTTACAGGCGATAGAGGAATGCAAGCAACACCAGTTACTCGGCCGGGACATCTTAGGGCGAGGCATTCAAGGACAAGCCTTTAACTTCGAGATACATATCCATTCCAGTGCCGGGCGTTATATTTGCGGCGAGGAAACCGCACTGATCAACGCCATGGAGGGCAAGCGTGCGACACCAAGGGCTAAGCCCCCCTTCCCTCAAGTTGCCGGACTTTGGGGAAAACCTACCATAGTCAACAATGTTGAGACCTTCTGTAACCTGCCCCACATCATCAATTTCGGCAGCGACTGGTTTAAAGCCCTCGGCAAGGGACAAGATGCTGGTACTAAAATTTTCGGTGTCAGCGGCAGAGTAAAACGTCCCGGACTGTGGGAGCTTCCCATGGGCACATCCATCAGAGAGATCATCGAGCACCATGCGGGCGGCATGTGCGATGGTTATCGGCTCAAGGGTTTTCTTCCCGGCGGCGGCTCCACAGATTTCCTCCTCGAAGAACACTTAGACGCCCGCATGGATTATGACGAAATTGGCAAGTTAGGTAGCCGCATGGGCACAGGAACCATCATCATCTTGGACGATCAATATTGCCCCATATCTATGGTGCTCAATCTGGTGCGCTTTTTCGCTCAGGAATCTTGTGGCTGGTGCACACCTTGCAGAGAGGGGCTGCCCTGGGCTGTTTCCTTACTCGAAAAAATTGAAAGAGGAGAAGGTGAACTCAAAGATATTGAACAGCTAGAAAATCTGTGCGACTTCGCCGCCCCGGGCAACACCTTTTGTGCACTTGCCCCTGGCGCGGTGGAGCCACTCCAGAGCGCCCTTAAATTTTTCAGACAAGATTTTGAGGCACATATCAATCATCAATGCTGCCCCTATCATGACGAGCTAGCCCCAAAGCAGACTGCCACAACAGAGACACACAGCAGGATAAATGCCAACCGAGTCGAGGGGACGTGA
- a CDS encoding complex I subunit 4 family protein, with the protein MTLSLLILILLLGGLLAWYSQAFNPHLPRRISLLTLVASLVYLGGLTLTRPLALSSQWLFDERHVWIDRLNITAHFSMDGLSLVLILLTLLMGIVALSSAWSEIEKHQGFFYFNFLWTLAGIIGVFLAMDLLLFFVFWEVMLVPMYFLIAIWGHENRRYAALKFFLFTQAGGLLMLMSIIALVVFHYQQTGLLSFNYHVLILTPITSPMTIWICLGFIIAFLVKLPAFPLHPWLPDAHTQAPTPASIILAAILLKTGGYGIIRFVLPLFPDAVQFWSPLMMSLAVLSIIYGALMAFSQHDLKRIVAYSSVSHMGFVLLGCFSLNIIALQGAVMQMLAHGLSSAALFMIVGLIQQRFNSRDLHQFAGLWRYLPQLSAMGLFFAIASLGMPGLGNFIGEFLVLVGALDQHASFTALASLGLILGAVYSLRMIQKSFFGPFSSANLRPQNLATETAPTNDTEDQASLPVAEHPKAPGPLSPYPDLSLKEKWTLMSIAAGLILLGLHPQPLLDMLEQPLTQVLALYAITGSAL; encoded by the coding sequence ATGACGTTATCTTTGTTAATCTTAATACTACTCCTGGGCGGACTGCTTGCCTGGTACAGTCAGGCCTTTAATCCACACTTGCCGCGCAGAATATCTCTGTTGACACTCGTTGCCAGCTTAGTCTATTTAGGGGGGCTGACATTAACCCGTCCACTTGCCCTAAGCAGTCAGTGGCTTTTCGATGAGCGCCATGTCTGGATTGACAGGCTTAACATTACGGCTCACTTTTCCATGGATGGATTAAGCCTTGTTTTGATATTACTGACCTTATTGATGGGGATCGTCGCCCTCTCTTCGGCCTGGAGTGAGATTGAAAAACATCAGGGATTTTTCTACTTCAATTTTCTCTGGACCTTAGCCGGGATCATAGGCGTTTTTCTGGCGATGGATCTGCTGCTCTTCTTCGTTTTCTGGGAGGTCATGTTGGTTCCCATGTATTTTCTTATTGCCATATGGGGACATGAAAACCGTCGATATGCCGCGCTGAAATTTTTCTTGTTTACCCAGGCCGGCGGCTTATTGATGCTCATGAGCATCATAGCCCTAGTGGTATTTCATTATCAGCAAACAGGCCTTTTAAGCTTCAACTACCATGTGCTCATTCTCACGCCCATCACTTCCCCGATGACCATCTGGATCTGTTTAGGTTTTATTATCGCTTTTCTGGTCAAGCTGCCCGCCTTTCCTTTGCACCCCTGGTTACCCGATGCCCACACCCAAGCCCCCACTCCGGCGAGTATTATATTGGCGGCAATACTTTTAAAGACAGGTGGTTACGGCATCATACGATTCGTACTCCCCCTGTTTCCCGACGCGGTGCAGTTTTGGTCGCCACTTATGATGAGCCTAGCCGTTTTGAGCATCATCTACGGCGCCTTGATGGCTTTTTCTCAACATGACTTGAAACGCATCGTGGCCTATTCGAGTGTGAGCCATATGGGCTTCGTACTCTTAGGTTGCTTTAGCCTCAACATAATTGCACTTCAGGGCGCCGTGATGCAGATGCTCGCCCATGGTCTAAGCAGCGCAGCGCTGTTTATGATAGTCGGCCTGATACAACAAAGATTTAATAGCCGAGACCTGCATCAATTTGCTGGCTTATGGCGCTATTTACCACAACTGAGCGCCATGGGGCTCTTCTTCGCCATCGCATCGCTAGGCATGCCGGGCCTGGGCAATTTTATCGGGGAGTTTCTCGTACTGGTCGGCGCGTTAGACCAGCACGCTAGCTTTACCGCTCTAGCCTCCTTGGGTTTGATACTTGGCGCAGTGTATTCCCTGCGCATGATTCAAAAGAGTTTCTTTGGACCTTTTAGCTCAGCAAACTTAAGGCCGCAGAATTTAGCCACCGAGACAGCCCCTACAAATGACACAGAAGATCAAGCAAGCCTTCCAGTGGCTGAACACCCAAAAGCACCAGGCCCCTTAAGCCCCTATCCAGATCTTAGCCTGAAGGAGAAATGGACGCTCATGTCGATTGCAGCAGGCTTGATACTCTTAGGCCTACACCCTCAACCACTATTGGACATGCTAGAGCAGCCATTAACCCAAG
- the nuoI gene encoding NADH-quinone oxidoreductase subunit NuoI, translated as MLSQIRTLIAILKHTFTPAYTVQYPEQKPYLSPRYRGRIVLTRDPDGEERCVACNLCSVACPVDCISVEKTEKPDGRWEAKTFTINFSRCIMCGFCEEACPTHAIQLTPDFEMAEYDRQNLVYEKHHLLISGPGKYHEYNFYKVSGKAITGKAKGEAIDEQAPINVRSLLP; from the coding sequence ATGCTTAGCCAGATAAGAACCTTGATAGCCATCTTGAAACATACCTTCACCCCCGCCTATACGGTCCAGTATCCGGAGCAAAAACCTTACCTATCTCCCAGATATCGAGGCCGGATAGTGCTGACACGAGATCCCGATGGCGAGGAACGTTGCGTCGCATGTAATCTCTGCTCTGTCGCCTGTCCCGTCGATTGTATCTCGGTAGAGAAAACCGAGAAACCCGATGGTCGTTGGGAGGCTAAGACCTTCACCATCAACTTTTCCCGCTGCATCATGTGCGGCTTCTGCGAAGAAGCCTGTCCGACCCACGCGATTCAACTCACGCCTGATTTTGAGATGGCGGAATACGACAGGCAGAATCTGGTCTACGAGAAGCATCACCTGTTGATTTCTGGCCCGGGAAAGTATCACGAATATAATTTCTATAAGGTCAGTGGTAAGGCGATAACGGGCAAGGCTAAAGGTGAGGCCATCGACGAGCAAGCTCCCATCAATGTCAGGAGTCTGTTGCCATGA
- the nuoG gene encoding NADH-quinone oxidoreductase subunit NuoG produces the protein MNTLNTETDMVSITIDNQAYRVSPNENLLQTCLTLGLDLPYFCWHSELGSVGACRQCAVKQYQNDEDKVGRLVMACMTPVCDGMVISMQDTQSTQFRQTNIEAIMTQHPHDCPVCEEGGNCHLQDMTAISGHINRRYTGKKRTHLNQYLGPMLNHEMNRCIGCYRCVRFYRDYCGGDDFNVFGSKSHLYFGRATHGALENSFSGNLAEVCPTGVFTDKPFSEHYIRKWDLQTAPTVCPHCSLGCNITVSERERKVRRITNRRHDEINGHFLCNLGLFGYEHVNHSERLDAPLLRNNANKNSVILTSNAAKQHLAKLLCPADKDNQGGYLSQATGKYIAIGSARTQIENNAALMKLVGQDNFYLGVPDQQVQMLHMLCSAYQSNRVSPFSIKQAQASDAVLIIDEDISHTAPRLALAIRQMSRNLGINNAAKLGVPYWQDGPVRNIAQTSRSPLAIIASDTCQLSNLATEEVIIAPHEQMLLLQEIQDLLAHKLEETQSLDEAKSLDTSNPPTDSTSDLDSENSNSYPVSAQRIVDALLTADTPMVISGLQSQDPALLSVSLNIASLLKRLKPHAGFYGVTKQVNDLHFGLLIKDETGETNYQGIDSFITRVMGQEGEDSMHNAPDTLIILETDLYRYMEAEQLEAVLDAIENIIVIDQMLTPTAQMADLILPSGSFAESQGCYLSSEGRLQHGFATIAGLNQRMMPWVWLAELTDLSTPADCHHWLSQHFPILAPIETFSELAHINLGSQFRIAGQPKRASARTAIHAVRDVKEQMPISASGTPFVQSMEGVEGFRQSQVQMITVLPANAWSPKWNSDQGANRFGNSSNKSQSPWTLGIKIFSQVSPSSEPAYPDVLQTEQKNGQQTNVSRQETNSSEPTSASIRLMPSANLYADFELASYSSPIHSMSPEPCLKIHPVLAASLKLTEGEQVQLQGEHGAARLMCTFDKNMSPDVALVPNLIFTLLGQRAKIISLKEMGDHDDAL, from the coding sequence ATGAATACCCTCAACACTGAGACAGACATGGTCAGCATCACCATAGATAACCAGGCCTACCGAGTCTCGCCAAATGAAAACCTGCTGCAAACCTGCCTGACACTTGGGTTAGATCTGCCCTATTTCTGTTGGCATTCGGAGCTGGGCTCAGTGGGCGCCTGTAGACAATGCGCGGTAAAGCAGTATCAAAATGATGAGGACAAGGTTGGCCGCTTGGTTATGGCGTGTATGACTCCAGTATGTGATGGCATGGTCATCTCTATGCAAGATACTCAATCGACACAATTTAGACAGACCAATATCGAAGCCATCATGACCCAGCACCCCCACGACTGCCCTGTGTGTGAAGAGGGGGGCAATTGTCATTTGCAGGATATGACCGCCATCAGCGGCCATATCAACCGACGTTACACAGGCAAGAAACGCACCCATCTGAATCAATATTTAGGTCCCATGCTCAATCACGAGATGAACCGTTGTATCGGATGCTATCGCTGTGTCCGCTTCTATCGGGACTACTGTGGTGGGGACGACTTCAATGTGTTTGGCTCGAAAAGCCATCTCTATTTTGGCCGGGCTACACACGGCGCCCTTGAAAATAGCTTTTCAGGTAACTTGGCCGAGGTCTGCCCGACCGGGGTGTTTACCGATAAACCATTTTCCGAACACTACATACGTAAATGGGATCTACAAACCGCCCCAACGGTCTGCCCCCACTGCAGCCTAGGCTGCAACATCACCGTGAGTGAGAGAGAACGCAAGGTTCGCAGAATAACTAACCGCAGGCATGATGAGATTAACGGCCACTTTCTGTGCAATCTTGGCTTGTTTGGCTATGAACATGTCAATCACAGTGAGCGTCTCGATGCTCCCTTGCTGCGTAATAACGCCAATAAAAATTCCGTTATCCTTACCAGTAATGCTGCCAAGCAGCATCTAGCCAAGCTCCTCTGTCCAGCGGACAAGGATAACCAAGGAGGCTATCTAAGCCAAGCAACAGGAAAGTACATTGCCATAGGCTCCGCCAGAACACAGATAGAAAATAATGCCGCGCTGATGAAACTTGTGGGTCAGGATAATTTTTATCTGGGCGTACCAGACCAACAAGTCCAGATGCTGCACATGCTATGCAGTGCCTATCAGAGCAATCGAGTCAGTCCATTCTCCATCAAACAAGCTCAGGCTAGCGACGCCGTTCTGATAATCGATGAAGACATTAGCCACACGGCGCCCAGACTCGCACTCGCCATCAGGCAGATGAGCCGTAACCTAGGGATAAACAATGCCGCGAAACTGGGCGTCCCCTATTGGCAAGATGGCCCGGTGAGGAATATAGCGCAAACCAGCCGCTCACCTTTAGCGATTATCGCCAGTGACACCTGTCAATTGTCCAATTTGGCTACTGAGGAAGTCATCATTGCCCCCCATGAGCAAATGCTCTTGCTCCAAGAGATACAGGATCTGCTGGCGCACAAGCTTGAAGAAACGCAGAGCCTTGACGAAGCAAAGAGCCTTGATACATCCAATCCCCCCACCGACTCAACATCAGACTTAGATAGCGAGAATTCAAACTCATATCCAGTCTCGGCCCAGCGAATCGTCGACGCCCTGTTAACAGCCGACACTCCCATGGTGATCAGCGGCCTTCAGAGTCAAGATCCGGCTCTGTTGAGTGTTAGCCTTAACATTGCAAGTTTACTCAAACGGCTTAAGCCCCATGCTGGTTTTTATGGGGTGACCAAGCAGGTAAACGATCTTCATTTTGGCCTGCTCATCAAGGATGAGACTGGAGAGACGAATTATCAGGGTATCGACTCTTTTATCACCAGAGTCATGGGCCAAGAGGGAGAAGACTCAATGCATAACGCCCCCGATACCTTGATTATTTTAGAAACAGATCTCTATCGCTATATGGAGGCTGAGCAACTAGAAGCCGTATTGGATGCGATAGAAAATATTATCGTCATAGATCAAATGCTAACCCCAACCGCTCAGATGGCAGATCTGATATTGCCAAGCGGCTCTTTTGCCGAATCCCAAGGTTGTTACCTCAGCTCAGAAGGAAGATTACAGCATGGGTTTGCTACCATAGCTGGGCTTAATCAACGCATGATGCCCTGGGTCTGGCTCGCTGAACTAACAGATTTATCCACTCCGGCAGACTGCCATCATTGGTTATCTCAGCATTTCCCCATACTGGCCCCCATAGAGACATTTTCTGAGCTCGCCCATATCAATCTAGGCTCCCAGTTCCGTATCGCCGGCCAACCAAAACGTGCCAGTGCCAGAACCGCGATACACGCCGTTCGTGATGTCAAAGAGCAGATGCCCATATCGGCTTCAGGCACTCCTTTTGTTCAATCTATGGAAGGAGTCGAGGGGTTTCGTCAGAGTCAGGTACAGATGATCACAGTCTTGCCCGCTAATGCCTGGTCACCTAAATGGAACTCAGATCAAGGCGCCAATCGTTTCGGCAATAGCAGCAATAAGAGTCAGTCACCCTGGACCTTGGGGATCAAGATTTTCTCTCAAGTATCCCCATCGAGCGAGCCTGCTTACCCAGACGTTCTTCAAACTGAGCAAAAAAACGGGCAGCAAACTAATGTGAGTCGACAGGAAACCAATAGCTCAGAGCCAACAAGTGCCAGCATCCGCTTAATGCCTTCGGCAAACCTATATGCCGATTTTGAGCTGGCTAGCTATTCATCACCAATACACTCCATGAGCCCTGAACCTTGCCTAAAAATCCACCCAGTCCTTGCCGCCTCGTTGAAACTAACCGAAGGAGAGCAAGTCCAGCTCCAAGGTGAACATGGCGCCGCCCGGCTTATGTGTACATTCGATAAAAATATGTCTCCCGATGTCGCATTAGTACCCAACCTGATATTCACCTTGCTGGGGCAGCGAGCCAAGATAATCTCACTCAAGGAAATGGGGGATCATGATGACGCTCTATGA
- the nuoK gene encoding NADH-quinone oxidoreductase subunit NuoK translates to MIEITWILVLSGVLFAIGLFGLLSRRNLLFMLISLEIMLNGVALIFVAASSLHGNVDGQVMYLFILTLAACEVAVGLALVIHIYRQQQDLDVDKLTKLKG, encoded by the coding sequence ATGATAGAAATCACTTGGATACTGGTATTAAGTGGCGTGCTGTTCGCTATCGGTCTATTTGGCTTACTGAGTCGCCGAAATTTACTTTTTATGCTGATCTCCCTAGAAATTATGCTCAATGGCGTCGCCCTGATATTTGTTGCCGCCTCAAGTCTCCATGGCAATGTCGATGGGCAAGTCATGTATCTATTCATACTGACTCTGGCCGCCTGTGAAGTCGCTGTTGGCCTGGCTTTGGTTATTCATATTTATCGGCAACAGCAAGATCTTGATGTCGATAAACTCACTAAGCTGAAGGGGTAA
- the nuoL gene encoding NADH-quinone oxidoreductase subunit L: MNNLLMAIPLLPLCSAVILILCQPNERWTRILGVSSVSLAGLLALILNVQVWNEDLFIIQASLGEWLSIGSSVLASSELASQSTASLNLSFGLYLDPLSLVMITIICCIGALIHIYSASYMIQDADQCRFFAYLNLFVSSMLILVLADNLVLLYLGWEGVGLCSYLLIGFWYQKTDNNKAANKAFIITRIGDTAMLIGIILLFYQFDTVNIQQIQQQSQTFLLANIPGENPLIVLSCLLLFAGAAGKSAQMPLHSWLPDAMAGPTPVSALIHAATMVTAGIYLIARNDALYQLAPQVLMFIAVIGVLTLLLGATSALFQTDLKRILAYSTISQLGYMFLALGVGAASTAIFHLMTHAFFKALLFLSAGALIYCMNHEQNIMKMGGLSKKLPLLTLSFAIGCAALASLPMTSGFFSKELILEQVALADQPLLWWGALIGALFTSLYSAKLFFIIFMGKLGHGPSHKTPAVMGVVLIVLMILALFGGIQPQGVLHQFGELTLDSSSSLTPLEHGLPILVPLIGVILAWFLFGQTRGDKPVNRVGLGRFIGSGWGFDTLLASVFITPFKKLTYLNRHDIIDASFRALETISYRLHLMFNRLQTGQLRSYSASLILFSILAIAWGVIR; the protein is encoded by the coding sequence ATGAATAATCTCTTGATGGCCATTCCTTTGCTTCCCCTTTGCAGCGCAGTAATATTAATTTTATGTCAGCCCAATGAGCGGTGGACAAGAATACTAGGGGTTAGCTCTGTAAGCCTGGCAGGTCTGTTAGCCCTTATACTCAATGTACAAGTCTGGAATGAAGATCTGTTTATCATTCAGGCTTCCTTGGGTGAGTGGCTGAGTATTGGCTCTTCTGTATTAGCATCTTCGGAGTTAGCCTCTCAAAGTACAGCTTCACTAAACTTGAGCTTTGGCCTATATCTAGACCCTCTATCTCTGGTGATGATAACCATCATCTGCTGTATCGGCGCCCTGATCCATATCTACTCGGCAAGTTATATGATCCAAGATGCCGACCAATGCCGCTTCTTCGCTTACTTAAATCTGTTTGTGTCTTCCATGCTAATTCTGGTGCTTGCCGATAATCTGGTGCTCCTCTATCTAGGATGGGAAGGCGTGGGCCTATGTAGCTATCTTTTGATCGGCTTTTGGTATCAAAAAACTGACAATAACAAAGCCGCCAACAAGGCTTTTATCATCACTCGCATTGGCGACACCGCCATGTTAATCGGAATTATATTGCTGTTTTATCAGTTTGATACCGTCAACATTCAACAGATACAGCAGCAATCTCAAACATTTCTACTCGCTAATATCCCGGGTGAAAACCCGTTAATTGTACTTTCTTGCCTACTCTTATTTGCCGGAGCCGCAGGAAAGTCGGCGCAGATGCCACTACACTCCTGGTTACCCGATGCCATGGCGGGCCCAACACCTGTCAGTGCGCTCATTCACGCGGCAACTATGGTGACCGCCGGCATATACTTGATCGCAAGAAATGATGCCCTATACCAACTCGCCCCTCAGGTATTGATGTTTATCGCCGTTATTGGGGTATTGACCCTACTGCTTGGCGCGACTTCGGCACTGTTTCAAACGGATCTTAAACGTATATTGGCTTACTCAACCATCAGTCAACTTGGCTATATGTTTTTAGCCTTAGGCGTAGGCGCCGCATCTACGGCAATCTTTCATCTGATGACCCATGCATTTTTCAAGGCCCTACTGTTTCTCAGTGCCGGAGCCTTGATCTATTGCATGAACCATGAGCAAAACATAATGAAGATGGGCGGCTTGAGTAAGAAGCTGCCTTTACTGACCCTGAGCTTTGCCATAGGTTGCGCCGCCCTGGCCTCTTTGCCCATGACATCAGGATTCTTCAGCAAGGAGTTAATTCTAGAACAGGTGGCATTGGCAGATCAGCCACTCCTTTGGTGGGGAGCCCTGATAGGCGCATTATTTACCTCGCTATACAGTGCCAAGTTGTTCTTTATTATTTTCATGGGAAAGCTTGGTCATGGGCCTAGCCATAAAACCCCGGCGGTGATGGGGGTTGTCCTTATTGTCTTGATGATTCTAGCTTTATTCGGCGGCATTCAGCCACAAGGGGTCTTACACCAGTTTGGCGAATTAACCCTTGACTCATCTTCAAGCCTGACGCCTCTGGAACATGGGTTACCTATCCTAGTACCGTTAATCGGTGTGATCTTAGCCTGGTTTCTATTTGGTCAAACAAGAGGGGACAAACCCGTTAATAGAGTAGGTTTAGGCCGTTTTATAGGTTCAGGCTGGGGCTTTGATACCTTGCTTGCCAGTGTATTTATCACACCTTTTAAAAAACTCACTTACCTCAATCGCCATGACATTATCGATGCTAGTTTTCGAGCCTTAGAGACCATTAGCTATCGACTCCACCTGATGTTCAATCGGCTGCAGACAGGGCAACTTAGGAGTTACAGCGCCAGTCTGATTTTATTCAGCATCTTAGCGATCGCTTGGGGAGTCATAAGATGA